From a single Bremerella cremea genomic region:
- the tatC gene encoding twin-arginine translocase subunit TatC, producing the protein MNSKINDDFFEGSSMSFGDHLEELRSCLFKAVIWLGVGVAIGLYCGADVVKFIEQPIQEALVRYYQKKSIARLEENLGIQLTEAQEAEVLKELKDKDWAPVDVWVEPDEIKRLANYTPPNKDAQGKDKEIAPAAESKEEAEPTKKPADEKKKTDKELDVRKALQEAKVLPVAEPVRLRTWQRIEPSTEALRVEEVFMIWMKAGIVFGAILASPFIFWHLWQFVAAGLYPHEKKYVWIFMPFSLGLFFGGACIAYFLAFTPVLDFLFSFNLMTGIDPRPRISEWMGFVIMLPLGFGISFQLPLVMLLLNRIGIFSIEAYTSNWRVSVLVIFFLSMILTPSDPISMLLLAVPLTGLYFMGIGLCKWMPSTRAPFPEAK; encoded by the coding sequence ATGAACAGCAAGATCAACGACGATTTCTTTGAAGGCTCTTCGATGTCGTTCGGCGACCATCTCGAAGAGCTCCGCTCGTGTCTTTTCAAGGCCGTTATTTGGCTGGGCGTGGGCGTTGCCATCGGGCTCTATTGTGGGGCCGATGTGGTCAAGTTTATCGAGCAGCCCATTCAGGAGGCTTTGGTACGCTACTACCAAAAGAAGTCGATTGCTCGCTTGGAAGAAAACCTCGGCATTCAATTAACCGAAGCTCAGGAGGCGGAGGTCTTAAAAGAACTGAAAGATAAAGACTGGGCACCGGTCGACGTCTGGGTCGAGCCGGACGAAATCAAGCGTTTGGCGAATTACACGCCACCTAATAAGGACGCGCAGGGCAAAGACAAAGAGATTGCCCCGGCAGCCGAGTCTAAAGAAGAGGCCGAGCCGACAAAAAAACCTGCGGACGAGAAAAAGAAAACCGACAAAGAGCTGGATGTGCGGAAGGCTCTGCAGGAGGCCAAAGTCTTGCCGGTGGCCGAGCCCGTTCGCTTGCGGACTTGGCAGCGGATCGAACCTTCGACAGAAGCGCTACGCGTCGAAGAAGTGTTCATGATCTGGATGAAAGCGGGCATCGTTTTTGGCGCGATCTTGGCCAGCCCATTCATTTTCTGGCATCTGTGGCAATTCGTCGCGGCTGGTCTTTATCCGCATGAAAAGAAATATGTGTGGATCTTCATGCCGTTTAGTTTGGGGCTCTTTTTTGGTGGGGCATGCATCGCCTATTTTCTGGCTTTTACGCCGGTCCTCGACTTTTTGTTTAGCTTTAACTTGATGACCGGTATCGATCCTCGTCCGCGAATTAGCGAGTGGATGGGATTTGTGATCATGTTGCCGTTGGGTTTCGGGATTAGTTTCCAGTTGCCGCTGGTGATGTTGTTGTTGAACCGAATCGGTATCTTCAGCATCGAGGCCTATACTTCCAACTGGCGCGTGTCGGTGTTGGTGATCTTCTTCCTGTCGATGATTTTGACGCCGTCCGATCCGATTAGTATGTTGCTGTTAGCCGTTCCGCTGACTGGTCTATACTTCATGGGCATTGGCCTATGTAAGTGGATGCCATCGACGC